In Colletotrichum higginsianum IMI 349063 chromosome 1, whole genome shotgun sequence, one genomic interval encodes:
- a CDS encoding HIT zinc finger has protein sequence MNNFGVYELANTKVTSAPGWAYVPDTGVNPATAALQPANRKRAARNKANPSASDLTVRQEAKIRKELEQLDRDGGRDASIPIPAKGSRGQNKSTPNVRKILQSQKTFHNHVDDYLAQLSHAEHTPTPHPNQHTPRPANKPPHPNQHTKRNAAKRSKTSTPRPAPPTPAEPSDVEMTPAPPAAGAGGGDNTPAAASGEDPTGPVLAPYKGHVPAPHPGDDDPLLASRVPDMPTDEELRWLLSRPMLSFWDARAEPGDEDVARYPVRTFCEVCGYWGRVRCMKCGTRVCALDCLETHREECFTRYGM, from the exons ATGAACAACTTTGGAGTCTACGAGCTCGCCAACACAAAGGTGACCTCCGCCCCGGGATGGGCCTACGTCCCCGACACGGGTGTCAACCCGGCCACCGCGGCGCTCCAGCCCGCGAACCGCAagcgcgccgcccgcaacAAGGCGAACCCCTCCGCCTCGGACCTCACTGTGcgccaggaggccaagatccgtaaggagctcgagcagctcgaccgcgacggcggccgcgacgcATCAATCCCCATCCCGGCCAAGGGGTCTAGGG GCCAGAACAAGAGCACCCCCAacgtccgcaagatcctccAGTCCCAAAAGACGTTCCACAACCATGTTGACGACTACCTCGCCCAACTCTCCCACGCCGAGCACACCCCGACGCCGCACCCCAACCAGCACACCCCGCGGCCCGCCAACAAGCCGCCGCACCCGAATCAGCACACTAAACGCAACGCCGCGAAGCGCTCCAAGACGTCGACCCCTAGGCCCGCGCCGCCAACCCCCGCCGAGCCCTCGGACGTTGAGATGACCCCTGCGCCccctgccgccggcgccggcggaggagacaacacgcccgcggcggcgagcgggGAGGACCCGACTGGCCCCGTGCTGGCCCCCTACAAAGGCCACGTCCCCGCGCCGCAcccgggcgacgacgacccgcTCCTCGCGTCGCGCGTGCCCGACATGCcgacggacgaggagctgcgcTGGCTGCTGTCGCGCCCGATGCTGAGTTTCTGGGACGCGCGCGCCGAGccgggcgacgaagacgtcgCGCGGTATCCCGTCCGGACGTTCTGCGAGGTGTGCGGGTACTGGGGCCGCGTCCGGTGTATGAAGTGCGGGACGAGGGTGTGCGCGCTCGACTGCCTCGAGACGCACCGCGAGGAGTGTTTCACCCGGTACGGTATgtaa